Proteins from a single region of Anastrepha ludens isolate Willacy chromosome 5, idAnaLude1.1, whole genome shotgun sequence:
- the LOC128865325 gene encoding condensin complex subunit 2, with translation MTVSPFCMNSQYAKITTTPGRTSLAVTAGHWKHQQQQAQQQQQLVSSILVQPVTRVATVVQPQKVRAQEASTSGFSGPDKTDYTNITAATMTPTNTDTPLRRSEAGMYREGARNVNANLGTPFNDDDEERRQARRRTMLQGSSGRESMFEENETLKKCLEIYNGNKLSRENAWSLSLIDTLSTLLDRHHKSLNNFKVAGSSLEASSKVYGLRVDSVHTDVLRMSAGLNAQKFADRQVQSDDDDDVATGGEGNADPNASAAGVNENGEKIAEKAKPKPKRTRRIVSTITKNKDTLNARLDTVPLQDPVFGKLNTIVGSINSSNRLMNNILLTTESELRLRTTFQFWDAEAVESGCDYTKPPESITAPGNIPAESMDWAPCDRLMQIKRIDELQLRPLHSGYVISDTPEAIGDNNDEPGSLRSSVEAPFDDAPFDGANCGDGGGEHMSMAFDINAECEPLPALNDQPAMLDVDYNDFEELTTEERTAINNCRGLRKVPVVIEDLRPVDASSKLEYSYRPLDKISQFWAGPSHWKFKRARPRSSIQATLQGVNNQRPTARRANAISKKRSKQLQFEKEFDDIFVKLDKYKARKVNFQKKWDQRKLKLPTDLQLDSEMFHKFKCAPSAVVQPDVDDDVESALLAGGDGMHGNMMDSNTAGDHFADHDGGGCGGEGGGDTDAVTGIGGNASFGGDNFMNVSSMALGEDGVMQQSQLDDGGDALNNTVLEIATSFDGAPTQVTKIIVPFAKRAKVIDMKNLKRCCTQLINKQIKVPTPLEEIPQHPIIRGEHFAAGMASFKEVYEHLPDILSQNMVEALSPSIAFYSVLHLANDFNLRLIPQPDLEDFKIRQLTD, from the exons GGCTTCAGTGGCCCTGACAAAACTGACTACACAAATATCACTGCGGCCACTATGACGCCCACCAACACAGATACGCCGTTGCGTCGCTCTGAAGCGGGTATGTATCGTGAGGGAGCACGTAATGTCAATGCCAATCTTGGAACTCCCTTCAACGATGATGATGAGGAACGGCGTCAGGCGCGTCGGCGCACCATGTTGCAAGGTAGCAGCGGTCGCGAGTCCATGTTCGAGGAAAATGAGACGCTGAAAAAGTGCCTCGAAATATATAACGGGAACAAGCTTAGTAGAGAAAATGCTTGGTCATTATCGCTGATTGATACCCTATCAACACTGTTAGATCGTCACCACAAatcgctgaataactttaag GTCGCTGGCTCCTCACTAGAGGCTTCTTCAAAAGTATATGGCCTTCGCGTCGATTCCGTACACACGGATGTGCTACGTATGTCAGCGGGATTGAATGCGCAAAAATTCGCTGATCGCCAGGTTCAAAgtgatgacgatgatgacgtGGCAACGGGTGGCGAAGGCAACGCAGATCCAAATGCGTCAGCTGCTGGTGTTAATGAGAATGGTGAGAAGATTGCCGAAAAGGCCAAACCTAAACCGAAGCGTACGCGTCGCATTGTGTCAACAATCACAAAGAATAAGGATACCTTAAATGCGCGCTTAGATACAGTGCCTTTACAGGATCCTGTCTTTGGCAAGTTAAACACCATTGTGGGTTCAATAAACTCATCAAATCGACTGATGAACAATATATTGTTGACTACGGAATCAGAGTTGCGGCTGCGTACTACCTTTCAGTTTTGGGATGCAGAAGCTGTAGAGTCAGGTTGCGATTACACAAAGCCACCCGAATCGATCACAGCACCTGGAAATATCCCTGCTGAATCAATGGATTGGGCACCCTGCGATCGGTTAATGCAAATAAAGCGTATTGATGAATTGCAGCTACGCCCGCTGCACTCTGGATACGTGATTTCTGATACGCCTGAGGCGATAGGAGATAATAATGATGAGCCGGGCAGTCTGCGAAGCAGTGTGGAAGCGCCGTTCGATGATGCGCCTTTTGATGGTGCTAATTGTGGTGATGGTGGTGGCGAGCACATGTCTATGGCATTTGATATCAACGCCGAATGTGAACCACTGCCGGCATTAAACGATCAACCCGCCATGCTTGATGTGGACTACAACGATTTTGAAGAGTTGACCACAG AGGAGCGTACTGCCATCAACAACTGCCGTGGTTTGCGCAAAGTACCAGTGGTCATAGAAGATTTGCGCCCTGTTGATGCCAGTTCAAAGCTCGAATACTCCTATCGTCCGCTAGATAAGATATCACAATTCTGGGCCGGTCCATCGCATTGGAAATTTAAACGCGCACGCCCGCGTTCGTCTATACAGGCCACATTACAAGGCGTAAATAATCAGCGACCAACGGCAAGACGCGCCAATGCAATCAGCAAGAAACGCTCGAAGCAACTGCAATTCGAGAAGGAATTCGATGATATTTTCGTCAAGTTAGACAAGTACAAAGCGCGTAAAGTGAATTTCCAAAAGAAGTGGGATCAACGTAAACTAAAGCTACCAACCGATTTACAATTAGACTCGGAAATGTTTCACAAATTCAAGTGCGCACCGAGTGCAGTAGTGCAACCGGATGTTGATGACGATGTAGAATCAGCGTTGTTGGCTGGTGGAGATGGTATGCACGGTAATATGATGGATAGTAATACAGCAGGTGATCACTTTGCCGATCACGACGGTGGTGGTTGTGGAGGAGAAGGTGGTGGCGATACTGATGCAGTGACGGGCATCGGAGGAAATGCTAGCTTTGGTGGTGACAATTTCATGAATGTTTCTTCAATGGCGCTGGGAGAAGATGGTGTTATGCAGCAATCACAGCTGGATGATGGAGGTGATGCGCTTAATAATACCGTCTTGGAGATAGCTACAAGTTTTGATGGTGCCCCTACTCAG GTCACCAAAATTATAGTACCGTTCGCGAAGCGCGCCAAAGTAATTGACATGAAGAATTTGAAACGTTGCTGTACACAATtgattaataaacaaattaaagttcCAACGCCATTAGAGGAGATACCACAACATCCAATCATAAGAGGCGAGCACTTTGCGGCAGGCATGGCCAGCTTTAAAGAGGTATATGAGCATCTGCCCGACATATTGTCACAAAATATGGTAGAAGCACTCTCGCCTTCGATTGCTTTTTACTCGGTGTTGCATTTAGCGAACGATTTCAACTTACGCTTAATACCACAACCAGATTTAGAAGATTTTAAAATACGACAATTAACGGATTGA